A region from the Pseudonocardia petroleophila genome encodes:
- a CDS encoding ABC transporter substrate-binding protein has product MTVRKKTTAALATAVAGTLLLAACGGGGSAPAEGGPVELTVSLFGTFGYEELGLFDRYEAENPGITITYESTQGEDKYWPALQTRLASGSGVADIQGIEVARIADVVANQQDLWTDLRDTPAADSIANYVEWKEPAATTADGAVLGLGTDIGPMGICYRSDLLAQAGLPTDPAALSARLTSWDDYLALGREYQAAAPAGSAWMDSAGGFYNAIISTEQEIYYDAAGALVHETNPAVRSAFDTAAAAGQAGLIARLEQFVDPGWDAGFASGSFATIACPSWMIGYIKGKAGDAGAGLWNVTTLPGGAGGNWGGAYLGIPASSEHVEEAAKLAAWLTAPERQAEVFASAGNFPSTTGGIEMVADATDPWFNDAPIGQIFSTSTQNAPVQILGPEDGVIKSAMVQALLSVEANGVAPADAWNSALADVNNQVG; this is encoded by the coding sequence ATGACCGTTCGGAAGAAGACCACCGCAGCACTCGCCACCGCCGTGGCGGGCACGCTGCTGCTCGCCGCCTGCGGAGGCGGCGGGTCGGCGCCCGCCGAGGGCGGCCCGGTCGAGCTGACCGTCAGCCTGTTCGGGACCTTCGGCTACGAGGAGCTCGGCCTGTTCGACCGCTACGAGGCCGAGAACCCGGGCATCACCATCACCTACGAGTCCACGCAGGGCGAGGACAAGTACTGGCCCGCGCTGCAGACCCGGCTGGCCTCGGGCAGCGGCGTCGCCGACATCCAGGGCATCGAGGTCGCGCGCATCGCCGACGTCGTCGCCAACCAGCAGGACCTGTGGACCGACCTGCGCGACACCCCGGCCGCCGACTCCATCGCGAACTACGTGGAGTGGAAGGAGCCCGCCGCCACCACGGCCGACGGCGCCGTGCTCGGCCTCGGCACCGACATCGGCCCGATGGGCATCTGCTACCGGTCCGACCTGCTCGCCCAGGCCGGGCTGCCCACCGACCCCGCCGCCCTCTCGGCCCGCCTCACCAGCTGGGACGACTACCTCGCCCTCGGCCGTGAGTACCAGGCCGCCGCCCCCGCCGGCAGCGCGTGGATGGACTCCGCGGGCGGGTTCTACAACGCGATCATCTCCACCGAGCAGGAGATCTACTACGACGCGGCCGGCGCGCTGGTGCACGAGACCAACCCCGCCGTGCGCAGCGCGTTCGACACCGCCGCCGCGGCCGGCCAGGCCGGGCTCATCGCCCGCCTCGAGCAGTTCGTCGACCCCGGTTGGGACGCGGGCTTCGCCTCGGGCAGCTTCGCCACCATCGCCTGCCCGTCCTGGATGATCGGCTACATCAAGGGCAAGGCCGGTGACGCCGGCGCGGGCCTGTGGAACGTCACGACCCTTCCCGGCGGGGCCGGCGGCAACTGGGGCGGCGCCTACCTCGGCATCCCGGCCTCCAGCGAGCACGTCGAGGAGGCCGCGAAGCTCGCCGCGTGGCTCACCGCCCCCGAGCGCCAGGCCGAGGTCTTCGCCTCCGCCGGCAACTTCCCGTCGACGACGGGCGGCATCGAGATGGTCGCCGACGCCACCGACCCGTGGTTCAACGACGCCCCGATCGGCCAGATCTTCTCCACCTCGACGCAGAACGCCCCGGTGCAGATCCTCGGCCCGGAGGACGGCGTGATCAAGAGCGCGATGGTGCAGGCGCTGCTGTCGGTCGAGGCCAACGGGGTCGCCCCCGCGGACGCCTGGAACTCCGCACTCGCCGACGTGAACAACCAGGTCGGCTGA
- a CDS encoding LacI family DNA-binding transcriptional regulator produces the protein MAGRNGGGGAPTLESVAARAGVSRATAGRVLSGSTKVGPQAREAVLRAAAELRYVTNRAARSLMTRRSDSIAFVVAESEDRFFADPYFSQVLHGAHGVVARHDMQLVFAVVSGDDVERQRFERFALGGHLDGAILVSLHGDDPLPRRLQDAGVPVVLSGRPFAHESRTPLTYVDADNVGGAMAAVRLLAQLGRRRIATITGPLDMAASVDRVDGFRAELAAHDVVDAGAADGDFSIAGGRRAMLDLLAADPAIDGVFAANDLMAAGALQAVRESGRRVPEDVAVVGFDDSAIAASAQPALTTVRQPMVEMGRTLATLLLDQITHGGEPQAPVILPTEIVRRDSA, from the coding sequence ATGGCGGGGCGGAACGGCGGCGGTGGCGCGCCCACGCTGGAGTCGGTGGCCGCGCGGGCCGGCGTCTCCCGGGCCACGGCGGGCCGGGTGCTGTCCGGGTCGACGAAGGTCGGGCCGCAGGCGCGCGAGGCCGTGCTCCGGGCGGCCGCGGAGCTGCGCTACGTGACCAACCGGGCGGCCCGCTCGCTGATGACGCGGCGCAGCGACTCGATCGCCTTCGTCGTCGCCGAGTCCGAGGACCGGTTCTTCGCCGACCCCTACTTCTCGCAGGTCCTGCACGGGGCGCACGGGGTGGTGGCCCGCCACGACATGCAGCTGGTGTTCGCCGTGGTCAGCGGCGACGACGTCGAGCGGCAGCGCTTCGAGCGGTTCGCCCTGGGCGGGCACCTCGACGGCGCGATCCTGGTCTCCCTGCACGGCGACGACCCGCTCCCCCGCCGCCTGCAGGACGCCGGGGTGCCGGTCGTGCTCTCCGGGCGCCCGTTCGCGCACGAGTCGCGCACCCCGCTCACCTACGTCGACGCCGACAACGTCGGCGGGGCGATGGCCGCGGTGCGCCTGCTCGCGCAGCTGGGCCGCAGGCGGATCGCGACGATCACCGGTCCGCTCGACATGGCCGCCTCCGTCGACCGCGTCGACGGGTTCCGCGCCGAGCTGGCCGCCCACGACGTCGTCGACGCGGGGGCGGCCGACGGCGACTTCAGCATCGCCGGGGGCCGGCGCGCGATGCTCGACCTGCTCGCCGCCGACCCCGCCATCGACGGCGTGTTCGCCGCGAACGACCTGATGGCGGCCGGTGCGCTGCAGGCCGTGCGGGAGTCGGGGCGCCGCGTGCCCGAGGACGTCGCGGTGGTCGGCTTCGACGACTCCGCGATCGCGGCGTCGGCCCAGCCCGCGCTCACGACGGTCCGCCAGCCGATGGTCGAGATGGGCCGCACGCTGGCCACGCTGCTGCTCGACCAGATCACCCACGGCGGCGAGCCCCAGGCCCCGGTGATCCTGCCGACGGAGATCGTCCGCCGCGACTCCGCGTAG
- the fdhD gene encoding formate dehydrogenase accessory sulfurtransferase FdhD, whose amino-acid sequence MGRLSIRRPVVRIGPGGAQRTLDTLAAEEPLELRVDGKPLSVTMRTPGHDVELAHGFLLTEGVLGSAADIATARYCDSFDDDGRNTYNVLDVGLAPGVQPPDASIERNFYTTSSCGVCGKASLDAVRLKTRFSPAADPVTVTPALLSALPDRLRAAQKLFDTTGGLHAAGLFTADGELLVAREDVGRHNAVDKVLGWALLDGRVPAAGTVLMVSGRASFELVQKAVMAGVPVLSAVSAPSSLAVELAEDAGVTLVGFLRGETMNVYAGAGRVDVT is encoded by the coding sequence ATGGGTCGGCTCAGCATCCGCAGGCCGGTGGTCCGGATCGGGCCGGGCGGGGCGCAGCGGACGCTCGACACCCTGGCCGCCGAGGAACCGCTGGAGCTGCGCGTCGACGGCAAGCCGCTGTCGGTCACCATGCGCACCCCCGGCCACGACGTCGAGCTGGCGCACGGGTTCCTGCTGACGGAGGGGGTGCTCGGCAGCGCGGCCGACATCGCCACCGCCCGCTACTGCGACTCCTTCGACGACGACGGCCGCAACACCTACAACGTCCTCGACGTGGGGCTCGCTCCCGGCGTGCAGCCGCCGGACGCCAGCATCGAGCGCAACTTCTACACGACGTCGTCGTGCGGGGTGTGCGGGAAGGCGAGCCTCGACGCCGTCCGCCTCAAGACCCGCTTCTCCCCAGCCGCCGACCCGGTGACCGTCACGCCCGCGCTGCTCAGCGCCCTGCCCGACCGGCTGCGCGCGGCCCAGAAGCTGTTCGACACCACCGGCGGCCTGCACGCCGCGGGCCTGTTCACCGCCGACGGCGAGCTGCTCGTCGCCCGCGAGGACGTCGGCAGGCACAACGCCGTCGACAAGGTGCTCGGGTGGGCCCTGCTCGACGGCCGGGTCCCGGCGGCGGGCACGGTGCTGATGGTGTCCGGGCGGGCGTCGTTCGAGCTGGTGCAGAAGGCCGTGATGGCCGGGGTGCCGGTGCTCTCGGCGGTCTCGGCCCCGAGCTCGCTCGCCGTGGAGCTGGCCGAGGACGCGGGCGTCACGCTGGTCGGGTTCCTGCGCGGGGAGACGATGAACGTCTACGCCGGGGCCGGACGCGTCGACGTGACCTGA
- a CDS encoding molybdopterin oxidoreductase family protein, translating into MRRRRPRHVRITEPLVRENGVLRPATWDEALDRAAAGFRGVAPEAFGMFSCSKATNEMNFTAQKFARAVMGSNNVDSCNRTUHAPSVVGLTATFGAGGGTSSYVEAEHADLLVLWGSNARETHPIFFHHVLQGLKNGARMYSVDPRRTSTAQWADAWLGLDVGTDIALANAIGREIIHAGLVNEEFVRTATEHFEEYRATVEPYTLERAQEITGVDAALIRELAHAYATAERAQLCWTLGITEHHNAADYVFALIDLALLTGHVGRYGSGLVPLRGQNNVQGGGDMGAIPAKLPGGYDVGDDVARARYGRAWGTTLSTTPGMHLSQMFEAMETGQLRALYCIGENPAESEANATHSRHLLEGLDHLVVQDIFRTATADMADVVLPAAADWCEYEGTVTNSERRVQRVRKAIDPPGLARPDTHIICAIADRLGQSWGEPTAEQVWDELRSLSLNWHHGMSYERLDALGGLQWPCPSLDHPGTPLMHARLWESGEARGKAAPFTPVEHVPPVDTLTPEYPIRLTTVRVLDAYNSGVQTGGYASPLRRREALRMDAADGARLGIADGDRVRVTSRRGSVEAPVAFDPSLRPGLASFTPHFSEEVDVNVLTNDAWDPKSGTSEFKATAVRIERVAEAERPATLPVAGG; encoded by the coding sequence ATGCGCCGCCGCCGTCCCCGTCACGTCCGGATCACCGAGCCTCTCGTCCGCGAGAACGGCGTTCTCCGGCCCGCCACGTGGGACGAGGCGCTCGACCGCGCCGCCGCCGGGTTCCGGGGCGTGGCGCCCGAGGCGTTCGGGATGTTCAGCTGCTCCAAGGCCACCAACGAGATGAACTTCACCGCGCAGAAGTTCGCGCGGGCGGTGATGGGGTCGAACAACGTCGACTCCTGCAACCGCACTTGACACGCTCCCTCGGTCGTCGGTCTGACGGCCACGTTCGGAGCCGGTGGCGGCACCTCGTCCTACGTCGAGGCGGAGCACGCCGACCTGCTCGTCCTGTGGGGCTCCAACGCGCGTGAGACCCACCCGATCTTCTTCCACCACGTGCTGCAGGGGCTGAAGAACGGCGCCCGCATGTACTCGGTCGACCCGCGCCGCACGTCCACGGCGCAGTGGGCCGACGCGTGGCTCGGGCTCGACGTCGGCACCGACATCGCGCTCGCCAACGCCATCGGCCGCGAGATCATCCACGCGGGGCTGGTGAACGAGGAGTTCGTGCGCACCGCCACGGAGCACTTCGAGGAGTACCGGGCCACGGTCGAGCCCTACACGCTCGAGCGGGCGCAGGAGATCACCGGCGTCGACGCCGCACTGATCCGCGAGCTCGCCCACGCCTACGCCACCGCCGAGCGCGCGCAGCTGTGCTGGACCCTCGGCATCACCGAGCACCACAACGCCGCCGACTACGTGTTCGCGCTGATCGACCTGGCGCTGCTCACCGGGCACGTCGGCCGCTACGGCTCGGGCCTGGTGCCGCTGCGCGGGCAGAACAACGTGCAGGGCGGCGGCGACATGGGGGCGATCCCGGCCAAGCTCCCCGGCGGCTACGACGTGGGCGACGACGTCGCGCGGGCCCGCTACGGGCGGGCGTGGGGCACCACCCTGTCGACGACGCCGGGCATGCACCTGTCGCAGATGTTCGAGGCGATGGAGACCGGGCAGCTGAGGGCGCTGTACTGCATCGGGGAGAACCCGGCGGAGTCCGAGGCCAACGCCACCCACTCCCGGCACCTGCTGGAGGGGCTCGACCACCTCGTCGTCCAGGACATCTTCCGCACCGCCACGGCCGACATGGCCGACGTCGTGCTGCCCGCGGCGGCCGACTGGTGCGAGTACGAGGGCACCGTCACCAACTCCGAGCGGCGGGTGCAGCGGGTCCGCAAGGCGATCGACCCGCCCGGGCTCGCGCGTCCGGACACCCACATCATCTGCGCGATCGCCGACCGGCTGGGGCAGAGCTGGGGCGAGCCGACCGCGGAGCAGGTGTGGGACGAGCTGCGGTCGCTGTCGCTGAACTGGCACCACGGCATGAGCTACGAGCGCCTCGACGCGCTCGGCGGCCTGCAGTGGCCGTGCCCGTCGCTGGACCACCCGGGCACGCCGCTCATGCACGCGCGGCTGTGGGAGTCCGGCGAGGCGCGCGGGAAGGCGGCGCCGTTCACACCGGTCGAGCACGTACCGCCGGTCGACACGCTCACGCCCGAGTACCCGATCCGCCTCACCACGGTCCGGGTGCTCGACGCCTACAACTCCGGGGTGCAGACCGGGGGCTACGCCTCGCCGCTGCGCCGCCGCGAGGCGCTGCGGATGGACGCCGCCGACGGGGCCCGCCTCGGCATCGCCGACGGCGACCGCGTGCGCGTCACGTCGCGGCGGGGCTCGGTGGAGGCGCCGGTGGCGTTCGACCCCTCGCTGCGGCCCGGGCTCGCGAGCTTCACCCCGCACTTCTCCGAGGAGGTCGACGTCAACGTGCTGACGAACGACGCGTGGGACCCGAAGTCGGGCACCTCGGAGTTCAAGGCGACGGCCGTGCGCATCGAGCGGGTCGCCGAGGCGGAGCGGCCGGCGACCCTGCCGGTGGCGGGCGGCTGA
- a CDS encoding NAD(P)H-dependent oxidoreductase subunit E yields MDLRLSGAVASAVERDAVEAVVAEHARATGDRIRHDVHFADAGHAARGRRHLLLPALHAVMDAVGHITEGALTHVARTLSVPPADVYGVATFYAMFATEPRPPHVVHVCDDIACGAAGGEEVLDALGDGGDPRVAVVRSPCLGLCERAPAVLLQLTAQPDVSLAPATAADVRTALERAAAIPADPTLSADPAPSADTAFADPRRSVPQAGSPELRLLRRVGVVDPTSLASYREHGGYTALARAVELGRERVIAEVSESSLTGRGGAAFPTGVKWDGVARAPEQPHHLVCNADESEPGTFKDRVLMEHDPFGLIEAMTVAGYATGCARGYLYIRGEYPLATRRLQHAIEQARAAGLLGDDVLGAGFAFDVELRRGAGAYICGEETALLNSIEGFRGEPRNKPPFPSVKGLFGRPTVINNVETLYNVLGVLDVGGAEFATVGGGRSTGSKLFCVSGAVGVPGVYEVDFGTTLRELLALAGGVTGELRTVLLGGAAGGFVLPDQLDVVLTLEGAREIGATLGSGVVLAFDTATDLTAILRRIAAFFRDESCGQCVPCRVGTVRQEESLARLERGAPRGPELVLLGDLARVMADASICGLGHTAPAAVQSALALGLLDGPPESSPNGSRNGKVPH; encoded by the coding sequence GTGGATCTTCGTCTGTCGGGAGCCGTGGCGAGCGCCGTCGAGCGGGATGCGGTCGAGGCGGTGGTGGCCGAGCACGCCCGGGCCACCGGTGACCGCATCCGCCACGACGTCCACTTCGCCGACGCCGGGCACGCCGCCCGCGGCCGCCGCCACCTGCTGCTGCCGGCGCTGCACGCGGTGATGGACGCCGTCGGGCACATCACCGAGGGGGCGCTCACCCACGTCGCGCGCACGCTGTCGGTCCCGCCCGCCGACGTGTACGGCGTGGCCACGTTCTACGCGATGTTCGCCACCGAGCCCCGGCCCCCGCACGTCGTGCACGTCTGCGACGACATCGCGTGCGGCGCCGCGGGCGGCGAGGAGGTCCTGGACGCGCTCGGCGACGGCGGGGACCCGCGGGTCGCGGTGGTGCGCAGCCCCTGTCTGGGCCTGTGCGAGCGGGCGCCCGCCGTGCTGCTGCAGCTCACCGCGCAGCCCGACGTGAGCCTCGCCCCGGCCACCGCCGCGGACGTCCGGACCGCACTGGAGCGGGCCGCCGCCATCCCTGCCGACCCCACCCTCTCCGCCGACCCCGCCCCCTCCGCCGACACCGCGTTCGCCGATCCCCGCCGCAGCGTGCCGCAGGCCGGCTCGCCGGAGCTGCGGCTGCTGCGGCGGGTCGGGGTGGTGGACCCGACGAGCCTCGCGAGCTACCGCGAGCACGGCGGGTACACGGCGCTGGCCCGGGCCGTCGAGCTGGGACGGGAACGGGTGATCGCCGAGGTGTCGGAGTCCTCGCTGACCGGACGCGGCGGCGCGGCGTTCCCGACCGGCGTCAAGTGGGACGGGGTCGCGCGGGCACCCGAGCAGCCCCACCACCTCGTGTGCAACGCCGACGAGTCCGAGCCCGGCACCTTCAAGGACCGCGTGCTGATGGAGCACGACCCGTTCGGGCTCATCGAGGCCATGACGGTGGCCGGGTACGCCACCGGGTGCGCGCGCGGGTACCTCTACATCCGCGGCGAGTACCCGCTCGCGACGCGGCGGCTGCAGCACGCGATCGAGCAGGCGCGGGCGGCCGGGCTGCTCGGCGACGACGTGCTCGGCGCCGGGTTCGCGTTCGACGTCGAGCTGCGGCGGGGCGCGGGCGCGTACATCTGCGGCGAGGAGACGGCGCTGCTCAACTCCATCGAGGGGTTCCGCGGGGAGCCGCGCAACAAGCCGCCGTTCCCGTCGGTGAAGGGGCTGTTCGGCCGGCCCACTGTGATCAACAACGTGGAGACGCTCTACAACGTCCTCGGCGTCCTCGACGTCGGCGGGGCCGAGTTCGCCACCGTCGGCGGCGGGCGCTCCACCGGGTCGAAGCTGTTCTGCGTCTCCGGCGCGGTCGGCGTCCCGGGCGTCTACGAGGTCGACTTCGGCACCACGCTGCGCGAGCTGCTCGCGCTCGCGGGCGGCGTCACCGGGGAGCTGCGCACGGTCCTGCTCGGCGGCGCGGCGGGCGGGTTCGTGCTGCCCGACCAGCTCGACGTCGTCCTGACGCTGGAGGGCGCCCGGGAGATCGGTGCGACGCTCGGCTCGGGCGTCGTGCTGGCGTTCGACACCGCCACCGATCTCACCGCGATCCTGCGGCGCATCGCCGCGTTCTTCCGCGACGAGTCGTGCGGGCAGTGCGTGCCGTGCCGGGTGGGGACCGTCCGGCAGGAGGAGTCGCTGGCCCGGCTGGAGCGCGGCGCACCGCGCGGGCCGGAGCTGGTGCTGCTCGGCGACCTCGCCCGCGTCATGGCGGACGCCTCGATCTGCGGGCTCGGGCACACCGCACCCGCCGCGGTGCAGTCGGCGCTGGCGCTCGGGCTGCTCGACGGCCCGCCCGAGTCCTCGCCCAACGGGTCGCGCAACGGGAAGGTGCCCCACTGA
- a CDS encoding 2Fe-2S iron-sulfur cluster-binding protein: protein MAAPVMLGTIGRMVTVTVDGTEMRVPEGATILDALHEQGTPAQADTPTLCWAPNLTPINACRACVVEVENSRVLVPSCARKVEDGMVVRTDTEKVRHSRRMVLELLASSADLSQASADVARWMDDYGVDAERYGPPAPPSTDRDTRHAGHHRAPDGSTAETVAQPVKIDNDLYVRDYSRCIMCYKCVKACGTDAQFTFAISAAGRGFDARIATEFDAELPESACVYCGNCIGVCPTGALKSVREHELREDGDWHPESETVTTTICSFCGVGCNLELHVQQGEIVNVTSPADHSVTHGHLCIKGRFGFQHVQNLPQP, encoded by the coding sequence ATGGCTGCTCCGGTGATGCTCGGGACGATCGGGCGGATGGTCACCGTCACCGTCGACGGCACCGAGATGCGCGTGCCCGAGGGCGCCACGATCCTCGACGCCCTGCACGAGCAGGGCACGCCCGCGCAGGCCGACACCCCGACGCTGTGCTGGGCGCCCAACCTCACCCCGATCAACGCCTGCCGCGCGTGCGTGGTCGAGGTGGAGAACTCGCGGGTCCTCGTGCCGTCGTGCGCGCGGAAGGTCGAGGACGGGATGGTGGTGCGCACCGACACCGAGAAGGTGCGCCACAGCCGCCGGATGGTGCTGGAGCTGCTGGCCTCGTCGGCCGACCTGAGCCAGGCGAGCGCCGACGTCGCCCGCTGGATGGACGACTACGGCGTCGACGCGGAGCGCTACGGCCCGCCCGCCCCGCCCTCGACCGACCGCGACACCCGCCACGCGGGCCACCACCGCGCACCCGACGGCTCCACCGCGGAGACCGTCGCACAGCCCGTGAAGATCGACAACGACCTCTACGTGCGCGACTACTCGCGCTGCATCATGTGCTACAAGTGCGTCAAGGCCTGCGGGACCGACGCCCAGTTCACGTTCGCGATCTCCGCGGCCGGCCGCGGCTTCGACGCCCGCATCGCCACGGAGTTCGACGCGGAGCTGCCGGAGTCGGCCTGCGTGTACTGCGGCAACTGCATCGGGGTGTGCCCGACGGGGGCGCTGAAGTCGGTCCGCGAGCACGAGCTGCGCGAGGACGGCGACTGGCACCCCGAGTCCGAGACCGTGACCACCACGATCTGCTCGTTCTGCGGCGTCGGCTGCAACCTGGAGCTGCACGTGCAGCAGGGCGAGATCGTCAACGTCACCAGCCCGGCCGACCACTCCGTCACGCACGGGCACCTGTGCATCAAGGGTCGCTTCGGGTTCCAGCACGTGCAGAACCTGCCGCAGCCCTGA
- the mobA gene encoding molybdenum cofactor guanylyltransferase, which translates to MGAAAGIVLAGGRSSRMGTPKADLAWHGSTLLHRTTALLARVVDGPVVVVAAAGQVLPALPGGVEVVTDPVEGLGPLAGIGAGLAAVADRAEVAFACSTDLPFLHPAFVRHVLRAVVPGVDVALPHARGFRQPLAAAYRTSLAPLIAALLADGKRRPGMLYDRCAVAVLDDGTLLADPDLARLDPDLDSLTNVNAPDDYAAALAVPAPIVRFGLRTVRAATVGELGAGAVLLDGRLVEDPLTPLATGDLVRAAAGSARAGTRSDP; encoded by the coding sequence GTGGGTGCCGCGGCGGGGATCGTGCTGGCCGGGGGCCGGTCGTCGCGGATGGGCACCCCGAAGGCCGACCTCGCCTGGCACGGGTCCACGCTGCTGCACCGCACGACCGCCCTGCTCGCCCGCGTCGTCGACGGCCCGGTCGTGGTGGTCGCCGCCGCCGGGCAGGTGCTGCCCGCGCTCCCCGGCGGCGTCGAGGTGGTCACCGACCCGGTCGAGGGTCTCGGCCCGCTCGCCGGGATCGGGGCCGGGCTGGCCGCGGTCGCCGACCGGGCCGAGGTGGCGTTCGCCTGCTCCACCGACCTGCCGTTCCTGCACCCCGCGTTCGTGCGCCACGTCCTGCGGGCGGTGGTCCCCGGCGTCGACGTGGCGCTGCCGCACGCCCGCGGGTTCCGCCAGCCCCTCGCCGCGGCCTACCGCACCTCGCTCGCCCCGCTCATCGCGGCGCTGCTCGCGGACGGCAAGCGCCGACCCGGCATGCTCTACGACCGGTGCGCGGTGGCCGTCCTCGACGACGGCACCCTGCTCGCCGACCCCGACCTCGCCCGCCTGGACCCCGACCTCGACTCGCTGACCAACGTCAACGCCCCCGACGACTACGCCGCCGCCCTCGCCGTCCCGGCCCCGATCGTGCGGTTCGGGCTGCGCACGGTGCGCGCCGCGACCGTCGGCGAGCTCGGCGCGGGCGCGGTCCTGCTCGACGGACGGCTGGTCGAGGACCCGCTGACCCCGCTCGCGACCGGGGACCTCGTCAGGGCTGCGGCAGGTTCTGCACGTGCTGGAACCCGAAGCGACCCTTGA
- a CDS encoding MFS transporter encodes MPDVLTRLRAPTSAVGAVFALDGLLFGSWAARIPDVTDRVGATHATLGVALLCLSFGALAGMQPAGALCARFGAGRVTTAAAVLASLAVALPGAAGSVPVLGAALVVFGAATGLLNVAVNSAGVQVEAGAGRPLLPALHAAFSLGGLAGAAVGGLVSGSVGVAAHLAAVGVAGLAVAAGTAPDLRRLADPVAADAAPAGRPVGRTRGLVVLLGVIAGCTAFGEGALTDWGALHLADTLGASAGVAAAGYAGFSLAMATGRLAGGRLLSRFGETRLLGGGALLAAAGMALALLTSSAPVALAGFVLVGLGFANLFPVTIARAGALGGSGGVALASTVGYSGLLGGPPAIGFLAEHSGLPAALATVPVLAVVAAVLAVVVAVERPRVDVRAPLARLATAAARDTSGPPRRGLGGGGFPARPAVRHGAALLRRHGTDLRTLTGDAGPALRPYPGLEALAA; translated from the coding sequence ATGCCCGACGTCCTCACCCGCCTGCGCGCGCCCACGTCCGCCGTGGGTGCCGTCTTCGCCCTCGACGGCCTGCTGTTCGGCAGCTGGGCCGCCCGCATCCCCGACGTCACCGACCGGGTCGGTGCGACGCACGCGACCCTCGGCGTCGCCCTGCTGTGCCTGTCGTTCGGGGCGCTGGCCGGGATGCAGCCCGCCGGTGCCCTGTGCGCCCGGTTCGGCGCCGGCCGCGTCACGACGGCGGCGGCCGTCCTCGCCTCGCTCGCCGTCGCCCTCCCCGGGGCGGCCGGCTCGGTCCCGGTGCTCGGCGCCGCGCTGGTGGTGTTCGGCGCGGCGACGGGACTGCTCAACGTGGCCGTCAACAGCGCGGGGGTGCAGGTCGAGGCCGGGGCCGGGCGTCCGCTGCTGCCCGCCCTGCACGCCGCGTTCAGCCTCGGCGGGCTGGCCGGGGCGGCGGTCGGCGGACTGGTGTCCGGCTCGGTCGGCGTCGCGGCGCACCTCGCCGCCGTCGGCGTCGCGGGGCTCGCGGTCGCGGCCGGGACCGCCCCGGACCTGCGCCGCCTCGCCGACCCGGTCGCGGCGGACGCCGCCCCCGCCGGGCGTCCGGTGGGCCGCACCCGCGGGCTGGTCGTCCTGCTCGGCGTCATCGCGGGCTGCACCGCGTTCGGCGAGGGCGCGCTGACCGACTGGGGCGCCCTGCACCTCGCCGACACCCTCGGCGCGTCCGCCGGGGTCGCCGCCGCCGGGTACGCCGGGTTCTCCCTGGCCATGGCCACCGGGCGGCTCGCCGGCGGGCGGCTGCTGAGCCGGTTCGGGGAGACCCGCCTGCTCGGCGGCGGCGCGCTGCTCGCCGCGGCCGGGATGGCGCTGGCCCTGCTGACGTCGTCGGCCCCGGTCGCGCTCGCCGGGTTCGTGCTGGTCGGGCTGGGGTTCGCGAACCTGTTCCCGGTCACGATCGCCCGGGCGGGCGCGCTGGGCGGGTCCGGCGGGGTCGCGCTGGCCTCGACCGTCGGCTACAGCGGCCTGCTCGGCGGGCCGCCGGCGATCGGCTTCCTCGCCGAGCACTCCGGGCTGCCGGCCGCGCTGGCGACGGTGCCGGTGCTCGCCGTCGTCGCCGCGGTGCTCGCCGTGGTGGTGGCCGTCGAGCGTCCGCGCGTCGACGTCCGCGCCCCGCTCGCGCGGCTGGCGACGGCGGCGGCGCGGGACACCTCCGGTCCGCCGCGGCGGGGGCTCGGCGGAGGCGGGTTCCCCGCCCGTCCCGCGGTCCGGCACGGGGCGGCGCTGCTGCGCCGCCACGGCACCGACCTGCGCACCCTCACCGGGGACGCCGGGCCCGCCCTGCGCCCCTACCCCGGGCTGGAGGCGCTCGCCGCCTGA